A genomic stretch from Edaphobacter aggregans includes:
- a CDS encoding SIMPL domain-containing protein: MDNQRFSHSFASATVLGLCLLLGLAIGGWVLGSQIRDIKLADRYVTVKGLVERTVKSDSAIWPVMFKEAGNDLPQVFAKSESDKNAVLKFMADQGITLQEITIGQIQVTDKQANEFGNNPTGPRYVVQQTVTVHSSDVDKIARAGQKTAELVQAGIVVGGGYGQGIGYRFNGLNALKPDMITEATKNARAAADRFAADSGSHVGAIRSANQGVFSISAADAGGASTPNEEVGGGGEQQADASMMKKVRVVSTIDYYLVR, encoded by the coding sequence TTGGACAACCAACGATTTTCTCATTCATTTGCTTCTGCTACTGTGCTTGGCCTGTGTCTGTTGCTTGGGTTGGCGATCGGTGGCTGGGTGCTTGGTTCGCAGATCAGGGACATCAAGCTTGCCGACCGGTATGTCACGGTCAAGGGGTTGGTGGAGCGGACGGTGAAGTCTGACTCAGCTATCTGGCCGGTGATGTTCAAGGAGGCGGGTAACGATCTGCCGCAGGTTTTTGCCAAGAGCGAATCGGATAAGAATGCTGTTTTGAAGTTTATGGCGGACCAGGGAATTACGCTGCAGGAGATCACGATCGGTCAGATTCAGGTGACCGATAAACAAGCCAATGAATTTGGCAATAATCCCACCGGACCGCGTTATGTTGTGCAGCAGACGGTTACGGTGCATTCGTCGGACGTGGACAAGATTGCGCGTGCAGGACAAAAGACGGCGGAACTGGTGCAGGCTGGGATTGTCGTCGGAGGTGGTTATGGGCAGGGAATTGGGTATAGGTTCAACGGGCTCAATGCTCTGAAGCCTGACATGATTACTGAGGCGACGAAGAATGCGCGGGCAGCGGCAGATCGGTTTGCGGCGGATTCGGGGAGTCATGTGGGGGCTATCAGGTCGGCGAATCAAGGGGTGTTTTCGATCTCCGCGGCGGACGCTGGTGGCGCTTCTACTCCGAACGAAGAGGTGGGCGGAGGCGGGGAACAGCAAGCGGATGCCAGCATGATGAAGAAGGTGCGTGTAGTTTCTACGATTGACTACTATCTCGTTCGATAA
- a CDS encoding peptidylprolyl isomerase: MAKNPGTYATFKTSEGTIVCELFEKDAPETVANFIGLAEGTKDWNSRSKKGPKLYDGTIFHRVIPQFMIQGGDPEGTGMGGPGYKFADETRGSKHGFQQPGKLAMANAGPNTNGSQFFITVTDTSWLTGKHTIFGQVTEGYDIVEKISKVSRDGMDRPKTPVVLESVTIERVA; this comes from the coding sequence ATGGCAAAGAACCCCGGCACCTATGCAACATTCAAAACATCCGAAGGTACCATCGTCTGCGAGCTCTTCGAGAAGGACGCTCCTGAGACGGTAGCCAACTTCATTGGTCTCGCCGAAGGCACCAAGGACTGGAACAGCCGCAGCAAGAAGGGGCCGAAGCTCTACGACGGAACCATCTTCCATCGCGTGATTCCACAGTTCATGATCCAGGGTGGGGACCCCGAAGGTACCGGCATGGGCGGCCCCGGCTACAAATTCGCCGACGAGACCCGCGGTTCGAAGCATGGATTCCAGCAGCCCGGCAAACTTGCCATGGCCAACGCCGGCCCCAACACCAACGGCTCGCAGTTCTTCATCACCGTCACCGACACCAGCTGGCTCACCGGCAAGCACACCATCTTCGGCCAGGTAACTGAGGGCTACGATATCGTCGAGAAAATCTCGAAGGTAAGCCGCGACGGCATGGACCGCCCCAAGACCCCAGTCGTCCTCGAGTCCGTAACCATCGAACGCGTAGCTTAA
- the eno gene encoding phosphopyruvate hydratase produces MTEIVSIHAREILDSRGNPTVEADVILDGGAKGRAAVPSGASTGEHEAVELRDGDKDHYLGKGVLNAVENVESILAPELTGMDASNQRLIDATMIGIDGTDNKGKLGANAILAVSMAVARASAEALKLPLYRYLGGVNARILPTPMMNIINGGSHADSNVDFQEFMVMPVGAETFSDALRWGTETFHTLKGVLKKKGYNTAVGDEGGFAPNLKSNAEAIELILEAIELAGYKAGEDIAIALDPASSEFYDKASGKYIFKKSDKSEKTSAQMAEFWESWVRQYPIVSIEDGLAEDDWDGWQLLTKQVGDFVQLVGDDLFVTNTKRLQQGIEQKVANSILIKVNQIGTISETLDAIELARRFGYTSIISHRSGETEDTFIADLAVGTGAGQIKTGSASRTDRIAKYNQLLRIEEELGQSAEFLGIESVNFGE; encoded by the coding sequence ATGACCGAGATCGTCTCCATCCACGCACGCGAAATCCTCGACTCCCGCGGAAACCCCACCGTCGAAGCTGACGTCATCCTCGACGGAGGAGCCAAAGGCCGCGCCGCCGTTCCCAGCGGAGCCTCCACCGGCGAGCACGAGGCCGTCGAACTCCGCGATGGCGACAAAGATCACTACCTCGGCAAAGGCGTCCTCAATGCCGTCGAAAACGTCGAGTCCATCCTCGCCCCCGAACTCACCGGCATGGACGCCTCCAACCAGCGCCTCATCGACGCCACCATGATCGGCATCGACGGCACCGACAACAAGGGCAAGCTCGGCGCCAACGCCATCCTCGCCGTCTCCATGGCCGTCGCCCGCGCCTCCGCCGAAGCCCTCAAGCTCCCGCTCTACCGCTACCTCGGCGGCGTCAACGCCCGCATCCTCCCCACACCAATGATGAACATCATTAATGGTGGATCCCACGCCGACTCCAACGTTGACTTCCAGGAGTTCATGGTCATGCCCGTCGGCGCCGAAACCTTCTCCGACGCCCTCCGTTGGGGCACCGAGACCTTCCACACCCTCAAGGGCGTCCTCAAGAAGAAGGGCTATAACACCGCCGTAGGCGACGAAGGCGGCTTCGCTCCCAACCTCAAGTCCAACGCCGAAGCCATCGAACTCATCCTCGAAGCCATCGAACTCGCCGGCTACAAAGCAGGCGAAGACATCGCCATCGCCCTCGATCCCGCCTCCAGCGAGTTCTACGACAAGGCCAGCGGCAAATACATTTTCAAAAAATCCGACAAGTCCGAAAAGACCTCCGCCCAAATGGCCGAGTTCTGGGAGTCCTGGGTCCGCCAGTACCCCATCGTCAGTATCGAAGACGGCCTCGCCGAAGACGACTGGGACGGCTGGCAACTCCTCACCAAGCAGGTCGGCGACTTCGTCCAGCTCGTCGGCGACGACCTCTTCGTCACTAACACCAAACGCCTCCAGCAGGGAATCGAGCAGAAGGTCGCCAACTCCATCCTCATTAAGGTCAACCAGATCGGCACCATCTCCGAGACCCTCGACGCCATCGAACTGGCCCGCCGCTTCGGCTATACGAGCATCATCAGCCACCGCTCGGGCGAAACCGAAGACACCTTCATCGCCGACCTGGCCGTAGGCACCGGGGCCGGACAGATCAAAACCGGCAGCGCCAGCCGAACCGACCGCATCGCCAAATACAACCAACTCCTTCGCATCGAAGAAGAGCTAGGCCAATCGGCCGAATTCCTCGGCATAGAATCCGTAAACTTCGGCGAATAA
- a CDS encoding VOC family protein: MITGGNATIFVANMDTALKFYGDVLGLKVSSHYGGHWASVEAGSFMIGLHPKSDKYPAPGTLGSIMIGLGIDEPIEVAATRLKSLGVKNVGEVQRDQGGSFVHFNDPDGNELYLWESAKWS; this comes from the coding sequence ATGATTACCGGCGGCAATGCAACCATCTTTGTAGCGAACATGGATACGGCTTTGAAGTTCTATGGAGACGTTCTTGGACTGAAGGTGAGTAGCCATTATGGGGGTCACTGGGCTTCGGTTGAAGCAGGGTCTTTCATGATTGGGTTGCATCCGAAGTCGGATAAGTATCCTGCCCCGGGAACATTGGGGTCGATCATGATCGGATTGGGCATTGACGAACCGATTGAGGTGGCCGCGACGAGGCTGAAGTCGCTGGGCGTCAAGAATGTCGGTGAGGTTCAGCGCGATCAAGGTGGTAGCTTCGTTCACTTCAATGATCCGGATGGGAACGAGCTTTATCTCTGGGAATCTGCGAAGTGGTCGTAA
- the mdh gene encoding malate dehydrogenase — MRKKVTIVGSGNVGATAAHWIAAKELADVVLLDVVEGVPQGKGLDLMQAMPIEKRDCNIIGTNDYADTANSDVVVITAGIARKPGMSRDDLLNTNYKIMSDVVSKVVAASPETIIIVVSNPLDAMAQTAFKQAGLPRERVIGMAGVLDSARFRTFIAQELNVSVENVTAFVLGGHGDTMVPLSRYSTVAGIPITELIAPDRLKELETRTANGGAEIVKHLKTGSAYYAPSAAAVEMVEAILKDKKKILPCAAYLQGEYGISGLYVGVPCKLGAKGLEQIIEIKLTPEEQAALNKSADSVKELCTVIGVA; from the coding sequence ATGCGAAAGAAGGTAACGATAGTCGGCTCGGGTAACGTTGGAGCGACGGCAGCACATTGGATTGCTGCGAAAGAATTGGCCGATGTTGTGCTGCTCGATGTGGTCGAAGGCGTGCCGCAGGGCAAGGGTCTCGATCTGATGCAGGCTATGCCGATTGAGAAGCGCGACTGCAACATCATCGGCACGAATGATTATGCCGATACGGCGAACTCGGATGTAGTGGTGATCACGGCGGGTATAGCGCGCAAGCCGGGTATGAGCCGCGATGATCTGCTGAATACGAACTACAAGATCATGAGCGATGTGGTTTCGAAGGTAGTTGCGGCTTCGCCGGAGACGATCATCATTGTGGTGTCGAACCCGCTGGATGCTATGGCGCAGACGGCGTTCAAGCAGGCAGGATTGCCGCGCGAGCGCGTGATCGGCATGGCCGGAGTGCTGGATTCGGCGCGGTTCCGGACCTTTATTGCTCAGGAGCTGAATGTTTCGGTGGAGAACGTCACGGCGTTTGTGCTGGGCGGACACGGCGATACTATGGTTCCGCTGTCGCGGTATTCGACTGTTGCGGGGATTCCTATTACGGAGCTGATTGCTCCGGACAGACTGAAGGAGTTGGAGACGCGTACGGCCAATGGTGGTGCGGAGATCGTGAAGCACCTAAAGACGGGCTCAGCTTACTACGCTCCTTCGGCTGCTGCGGTGGAGATGGTCGAGGCGATTCTGAAGGACAAGAAGAAGATTCTGCCTTGTGCTGCTTATCTGCAGGGTGAGTATGGGATTTCCGGGTTGTACGTAGGGGTGCCTTGCAAGCTTGGCGCGAAGGGGTTGGAGCAGATCATTGAGATCAAGCTGACGCCTGAGGAGCAGGCTGCGCTGAATAAGAGCGCAGATTCTGTGAAGGAGCTTTGCACTGTGATTGGTGTGGCGTAA
- a CDS encoding NADP-dependent isocitrate dehydrogenase, with the protein MQASYNGITVPTDGQGIQYANGKYTVPDNPIIPFIEGDGTGRDIWKASQRVFDAAVEKAYGGKRSVKWYEVLAGEKSYRQTQNWLPDDTVKATVDFRVSIKGPLTTPVGGGIRSLNVALRQLMDLYQCVRPVKYYSGVPSPVKHPEKLDVVIFRENTEDIYAGIEFREGTPEAAKFIAFVNDDMLKGGKKKIRLDSGVGVKPISITGSKRLVRAAIQYALDNGRKTVTLVHKGNIQKFTEGAFREWGYEVATQEFREHTVTERESWILGNVEQNPGLTPEQNAALIEPGIEFAPKEFGDEVIAEVKSILAAIGTSHGNGQWKKKILVNDRIADSIFQQIIIRPSDYSVLATTNLNGDYISDAAAAQVGGLGIAPGANIGDGYAVFEATHGTAPKYADKDVINPGSVILSGVMLFDFLGWSEAARLIESSMEKTIQQKFVTYDFERQMEGATKAKTSEFASRMIENMG; encoded by the coding sequence ATGCAGGCAAGTTACAACGGTATCACCGTCCCGACGGACGGTCAGGGAATTCAGTATGCCAACGGTAAGTACACTGTTCCCGATAATCCAATTATTCCTTTTATTGAAGGCGATGGCACGGGCCGCGACATTTGGAAGGCTTCACAACGAGTGTTCGATGCAGCGGTTGAGAAGGCGTATGGTGGCAAGCGCTCGGTGAAGTGGTACGAGGTGTTGGCCGGAGAGAAGTCGTATCGGCAGACGCAGAACTGGCTGCCGGACGATACGGTGAAGGCTACGGTTGATTTTCGGGTGTCCATCAAGGGGCCGCTGACTACGCCGGTGGGTGGTGGAATTCGTTCGCTGAATGTGGCTCTGCGGCAGTTGATGGATCTTTACCAGTGCGTGCGTCCGGTGAAGTACTACAGCGGCGTGCCGAGTCCAGTGAAGCATCCGGAGAAGCTTGACGTTGTGATCTTCCGCGAGAATACGGAGGATATTTACGCAGGCATCGAGTTCCGCGAGGGTACGCCTGAGGCTGCGAAGTTTATTGCCTTTGTCAACGACGACATGTTGAAGGGCGGCAAGAAGAAGATCCGGCTGGACTCTGGTGTCGGGGTGAAGCCGATTTCGATTACCGGGTCGAAGCGGCTGGTGCGAGCGGCGATCCAGTATGCGCTGGACAATGGACGCAAGACCGTGACGCTGGTGCATAAGGGAAATATTCAGAAGTTCACTGAGGGGGCTTTCCGCGAGTGGGGGTATGAGGTTGCCACGCAGGAGTTCCGCGAGCATACGGTTACGGAGCGTGAGAGCTGGATTCTTGGGAACGTTGAGCAGAATCCGGGCCTGACGCCGGAGCAGAACGCTGCGTTGATTGAGCCGGGTATCGAGTTTGCTCCGAAGGAGTTTGGCGACGAGGTTATTGCCGAAGTCAAGAGCATACTTGCCGCGATCGGCACGTCGCATGGTAACGGACAGTGGAAGAAGAAGATTCTGGTCAATGATCGTATTGCTGATTCGATCTTTCAGCAGATCATTATTCGTCCGTCGGACTACTCCGTTCTGGCTACTACCAACTTGAATGGTGACTACATCTCTGACGCTGCTGCTGCGCAGGTTGGCGGGCTTGGGATTGCTCCGGGAGCTAATATCGGCGACGGGTATGCGGTCTTTGAGGCCACGCACGGTACCGCGCCGAAGTATGCGGATAAGGACGTCATCAATCCCGGATCGGTCATTCTGTCTGGTGTGATGCTGTTCGATTTCCTGGGTTGGAGCGAGGCTGCGCGGTTGATTGAATCGTCGATGGAGAAGACGATTCAGCAGAAGTTTGTTACATACGACTTCGAGCGTCAGATGGAGGGCGCGACCAAAGCCAAGACGAGTGAGTTTGCTAGCCGTATGATTGAGAATATGGGGTAG
- a CDS encoding carbohydrate kinase family protein — protein MAKASKVDLVGVGLNATDTVIPLSTYPTRGSKTEYSAVSTLPGGQVATTVVACQHWGMRTRYVGKLGDDLAATLHREAFTHAGVETRIITVPGGASAQSLILVDAEGERTVLCRRDERLTLRPAELDREWIVNARALHVDGFDTEAAITASAWARAAGVPVIADLDELYPGVEDLLANVDYLIVSRDFPTRLMHEADLEQALRQMHRRYGSRLAAATLGHDGVLAWDGNQLLHTPAYHVPVLDTTGAGDIFHAGFIYGLLQDWSLDRQLDFACAAAALNCTAIGARGGIQALEEIENLMTTGSHYQTASYASTQG, from the coding sequence ATGGCGAAAGCGTCGAAGGTTGACCTTGTCGGCGTCGGACTGAACGCAACAGACACCGTTATCCCTCTCTCCACATACCCCACCCGCGGCTCCAAGACCGAATACTCCGCCGTCAGCACCCTACCCGGCGGACAAGTCGCGACCACCGTCGTCGCCTGCCAGCATTGGGGCATGCGCACCCGCTACGTCGGCAAACTCGGCGACGACCTCGCTGCGACCCTCCATCGCGAAGCCTTCACCCACGCGGGCGTCGAAACCCGCATTATTACCGTCCCCGGCGGAGCTAGCGCCCAGTCCCTCATCCTCGTCGATGCCGAAGGCGAGCGCACCGTCCTGTGCCGCCGAGACGAACGCCTGACTCTCCGCCCCGCCGAGCTCGACCGCGAATGGATCGTCAACGCCCGCGCCCTTCACGTTGACGGCTTCGACACCGAGGCCGCCATTACGGCCTCCGCCTGGGCACGAGCTGCTGGAGTCCCAGTCATCGCCGATCTCGACGAACTCTATCCTGGCGTCGAAGACCTCCTCGCCAACGTTGACTACCTCATTGTCAGCCGCGATTTTCCCACACGCCTCATGCATGAGGCTGACCTGGAACAGGCCCTGCGCCAGATGCACCGCCGCTACGGAAGCCGCCTTGCCGCTGCAACCCTTGGCCATGACGGCGTCCTCGCCTGGGATGGCAACCAGCTCCTCCATACCCCCGCCTACCACGTTCCCGTGCTCGATACCACCGGAGCCGGCGACATCTTCCACGCTGGCTTCATCTACGGACTCCTTCAGGACTGGTCCCTCGATCGCCAGCTCGACTTCGCCTGCGCCGCCGCTGCCCTCAACTGCACCGCCATAGGAGCACGAGGTGGCATTCAAGCTCTGGAAGAAATAGAGAACCTCATGACCACCGGCTCCCACTACCAAACTGCGTCCTACGCATCCACTCAAGGATGA
- a CDS encoding carbon-nitrogen hydrolase produces the protein MAKNSTKRVALIQMSCAPDTQLNLDKAAERVYEAAAQGATLVCLPELFRAQYFCQREDHALFDLAEPIPGPSTDVLTRVCCETGVVLVASLFERRAPGLYHNTAVTIEKDGRIADIYRKMHIPDDPLYYEKFYFTPGDLGFKSTQTTQGPIGTLVCWDQWYPEGARLTALRGAEVLFFPTAIGWHPSEKEEYGSAQYEAWQTAQRAHAIANGVFVCAVNRVGHEHGDVKFKAPAADGNPATVELRGPGDHTPHSGIEFWGGSFIADPFGRIIALASHDKEEILYADLDPKLIEVTRQHWPFLRDRRIDAYEGIAKRFLD, from the coding sequence ATGGCTAAAAACTCGACCAAACGCGTCGCCCTCATCCAGATGTCCTGTGCTCCGGACACCCAGCTCAACCTAGACAAGGCCGCCGAGCGCGTCTACGAAGCCGCCGCCCAGGGAGCAACCCTCGTCTGCCTCCCCGAGCTCTTCCGCGCCCAATACTTCTGCCAGCGCGAAGACCACGCCCTCTTCGACCTCGCCGAGCCCATCCCGGGCCCCTCGACCGACGTCCTCACCCGCGTCTGTTGCGAAACCGGCGTCGTCCTCGTAGCCTCCCTCTTCGAGCGCCGCGCCCCCGGCCTCTACCACAACACCGCCGTCACCATCGAAAAGGACGGCCGCATCGCCGACATCTACCGCAAGATGCACATCCCCGACGACCCTCTCTACTACGAGAAGTTCTACTTCACCCCCGGCGATCTCGGCTTCAAATCCACGCAAACCACGCAAGGCCCCATCGGCACTCTCGTCTGCTGGGACCAGTGGTACCCCGAAGGCGCCCGCCTCACCGCCCTCCGCGGCGCCGAAGTCCTCTTCTTCCCCACCGCCATCGGCTGGCACCCCTCCGAAAAAGAAGAGTACGGGAGCGCCCAATACGAAGCCTGGCAGACCGCCCAGCGCGCCCACGCCATCGCCAACGGAGTCTTCGTCTGCGCCGTCAACCGCGTAGGCCACGAGCACGGCGACGTCAAATTCAAAGCCCCCGCCGCCGACGGCAACCCCGCAACAGTCGAACTCCGCGGCCCCGGCGACCACACCCCCCACTCCGGCATCGAATTCTGGGGCGGAAGCTTCATAGCCGACCCCTTCGGCCGCATCATCGCCCTGGCCAGCCATGACAAAGAAGAGATCCTCTACGCCGACCTCGACCCCAAGCTCATCGAAGTCACCCGCCAGCACTGGCCCTTCCTACGCGACCGCCGCATCGACGCCTACGAAGGCATAGCCAAACGCTTTCTCGATTAG
- a CDS encoding SIR2 family NAD-dependent protein deacylase encodes MHLSLQDRLFVLTGAGISAESGLATFRGSGGLWDGHRVEEVATYEAWQADPALVWRFYSQRRRDALAAQPNAAHKALAQIEQHLATINSDNFYLCTQNVDDLHERAGSRRIHHMHGSLFQSRCTRSNEHFSDHALYEDPNDLPVCKTCHATVRPHIVWFGEIPLDMDAIYRELDRANILLVIGTSGSVYPAAGFVHLANQRGIRTVYVGPEEPQNIDAFDEVILSTATQALPAIAERLGEA; translated from the coding sequence ATGCACCTCTCTCTCCAAGACCGTCTTTTCGTCCTAACCGGAGCGGGCATCTCCGCGGAAAGCGGCCTCGCCACCTTCCGCGGCAGCGGAGGCCTCTGGGATGGCCATCGCGTCGAAGAAGTGGCCACCTACGAAGCGTGGCAAGCCGACCCTGCCCTCGTCTGGCGCTTCTATTCCCAGCGTCGCCGCGATGCTCTCGCAGCACAGCCCAATGCAGCTCACAAAGCTCTGGCCCAAATCGAGCAACACCTCGCCACAATCAACTCAGACAACTTCTACCTCTGCACCCAAAACGTAGACGACCTCCATGAGCGTGCTGGTTCTCGTCGCATCCACCACATGCACGGCAGTCTCTTCCAATCCCGCTGCACCCGCTCCAACGAGCACTTCTCCGACCACGCGCTCTACGAAGACCCCAATGATCTTCCCGTCTGCAAGACCTGCCACGCCACCGTACGCCCGCACATCGTCTGGTTTGGCGAAATCCCTCTCGACATGGACGCCATCTACCGCGAACTGGACCGCGCTAACATTCTCCTCGTCATAGGCACCTCCGGCTCTGTCTATCCCGCCGCCGGTTTCGTGCATTTAGCCAACCAGCGAGGCATCCGAACCGTTTACGTGGGGCCCGAGGAGCCGCAAAACATCGATGCCTTTGACGAAGTCATCCTCAGCACAGCCACCCAAGCCCTCCCCGCCATAGCCGAACGACTGGGTGAGGCATAA
- a CDS encoding peptidylprolyl isomerase — protein sequence MMLRYLAFALAFSVSALGQSPASPSSDQLPDAPSTTSQAKPPVAPTGPTAVIDTTMGRLTCKLYDQQAPVTVANFVGLAEGTKDWTDPKTLKKVHNQPYYNGTTFHRVIPEFMIQGGDRMGTGAGDPGYFFQDEIDPSLTFDQPGRLAMANAGPGPSGGGTNGSQFFITETPVPQLNGKHTIFGQCDAHSVLLVASIARVERNSEDKPLTPVVIDRVTIVREGQPMPPLPATPATPAATTAPAAAPPR from the coding sequence ATGATGCTTCGTTACCTTGCATTCGCTTTAGCCTTCAGTGTTTCGGCACTCGGACAGTCGCCAGCCTCACCGTCATCCGACCAACTTCCGGATGCTCCAAGCACCACAAGCCAGGCCAAGCCGCCGGTGGCTCCAACAGGACCAACTGCTGTGATCGACACGACCATGGGGCGGTTGACCTGTAAGCTCTACGACCAGCAGGCTCCTGTAACGGTGGCCAATTTCGTAGGACTTGCTGAAGGAACTAAAGACTGGACCGACCCAAAGACTCTCAAGAAAGTCCACAACCAGCCGTACTACAACGGCACTACGTTCCATCGAGTAATTCCGGAATTCATGATCCAGGGTGGCGACCGAATGGGCACGGGTGCCGGCGATCCGGGTTATTTTTTCCAGGATGAGATTGATCCCTCACTGACCTTCGATCAACCCGGACGTCTCGCGATGGCTAACGCCGGCCCAGGACCTTCTGGCGGCGGTACCAATGGCTCACAGTTCTTCATTACCGAAACACCGGTGCCGCAGCTAAACGGCAAGCACACCATCTTTGGCCAGTGCGATGCTCATTCTGTTTTGCTCGTGGCGTCCATCGCCCGCGTGGAGCGCAACAGTGAAGACAAGCCCCTCACCCCGGTGGTCATCGACCGCGTGACAATCGTACGGGAGGGCCAACCCATGCCTCCGCTGCCCGCAACTCCAGCCACACCCGCCGCGACAACAGCACCGGCTGCCGCGCCCCCAAGATAA
- a CDS encoding glutamine synthetase family protein, with product MSEFREFLELPYAELEDLNLQAKEQRKKRVAADVIQEERLKYLTDEKRIKAVTVLFSDLEGRLHMLDYDKKFLVKSYDNLTFDGSSIRGFTAQRESDLRLGIDWSAFYWVPADVFGAGKVMVFGEVIDKNGTTYSADIRGVLKELSTELYKTQGYTLNAANEIEGFLFEGIDAERRYHETGAFEYVNKGGYYHSLPGDPLREFIDTTAEVQRAMGFENEKDHPEVAPSQFEINYSYGEVVAAADQIQLYKLICRQVATQMGMTASFLPKPVVGVNGSGMHTNVSITKNGKNIFWDPKGEEKISKLAWQFTDRILTHGNDLCLLLNASVNAYRRLDPHFEAPNQLKASAVDRGSMIRIPIGNEKSARVEVRSVGPDANPYLVLYSIFKTGLHGETAKIKNLRQAERYLPDNVYTALENFRAAEWTTKLLGADVKGRYADLKQASADRCPRLLGTIVKAPEVQFHHDVYNQLLWNIF from the coding sequence TTGAGCGAATTTCGTGAATTTCTGGAACTTCCGTACGCAGAGCTGGAAGACCTGAACCTGCAGGCCAAAGAGCAGCGCAAGAAGCGCGTCGCCGCCGATGTGATTCAGGAAGAGCGCCTGAAGTACCTGACCGACGAGAAGCGGATTAAGGCCGTTACCGTGCTGTTCAGCGATCTTGAAGGCCGCCTGCACATGCTCGATTACGACAAGAAGTTCCTGGTCAAGAGCTATGACAACCTAACGTTCGACGGCTCGTCGATCCGTGGCTTTACCGCGCAGCGTGAGAGCGATCTGCGGTTGGGCATCGACTGGAGCGCGTTCTACTGGGTTCCGGCTGACGTGTTTGGCGCAGGCAAGGTGATGGTGTTCGGCGAGGTGATCGATAAGAACGGCACCACGTATAGCGCGGACATTCGCGGCGTTTTGAAAGAGCTCTCTACGGAGCTCTATAAGACCCAGGGTTATACGCTGAACGCAGCCAACGAGATTGAAGGATTCCTGTTTGAGGGTATCGATGCTGAGCGCCGCTACCATGAGACGGGTGCGTTCGAGTATGTCAACAAGGGCGGCTACTATCACTCGCTGCCGGGCGATCCGCTGCGTGAGTTCATCGATACGACGGCTGAGGTTCAGCGGGCGATGGGCTTCGAAAACGAGAAGGACCATCCTGAGGTTGCGCCTTCGCAGTTCGAGATCAACTACAGCTATGGTGAAGTGGTTGCTGCTGCCGACCAGATTCAGTTGTACAAGCTGATCTGCCGTCAGGTTGCTACGCAGATGGGCATGACGGCGAGCTTCCTGCCGAAGCCGGTTGTCGGCGTCAACGGTAGCGGCATGCACACCAATGTTTCGATTACGAAGAACGGCAAGAACATCTTCTGGGATCCGAAGGGCGAGGAGAAGATTTCGAAGCTCGCTTGGCAGTTTACGGATCGCATTCTGACGCATGGCAACGATCTTTGCCTGCTGCTGAATGCCAGCGTGAATGCTTATCGGCGGCTTGATCCTCACTTTGAGGCTCCGAACCAGCTGAAGGCTTCGGCAGTGGATCGCGGCTCGATGATCCGGATTCCGATCGGCAACGAGAAGTCGGCGCGCGTTGAGGTCCGTTCGGTTGGGCCGGATGCGAATCCTTACCTGGTGCTGTACTCGATCTTCAAGACCGGCCTGCATGGCGAGACGGCGAAGATCAAGAATCTGCGTCAGGCGGAACGGTACTTGCCGGACAACGTCTACACCGCTCTTGAGAATTTCCGTGCGGCGGAGTGGACGACGAAGTTGCTCGGTGCGGATGTGAAGGGGCGTTATGCCGACCTGAAGCAGGCTTCGGCGGATCGCTGCCCGCGTCTGTTGGGCACGATCGTCAAGGCACCTGAGGTGCAGTTCCACCACGATGTTTACAATCAGTTGCTTTGGAATATTTTCTAG